The Podospora pseudocomata strain CBS 415.72m chromosome 1 map unlocalized CBS415.72m_1, whole genome shotgun sequence genome has a segment encoding these proteins:
- a CDS encoding putative secondary metabolism biosynthetic enzyme (EggNog:ENOG503NWNG; SMCOG1040:alcohol dehydrogenase; COG:Q; antiSMASH:Cluster_1): MATLYKSPHARTFISSCLRLHPVHLRKPLNCISDFQASFPYHSPTRRDISTLSTMSAISNLPKTFRAAVLTGLNQPLELQSLPLIPPGPGQILVKVLACGICHTDAFVAAGIIPTSFPRILGHEIIGEVAALGEGVKGFSLGERVGGGWHGGHDGTCPSCVKGAHQYCANEAINGVSMNGGYAEYCLLRHEAVSRIPLDADPASTAPFLCAGTTVFNALRHSGIIPGEEAVVAVQGVGGLGHLAVQYSKAMGYKTIGVSTGSDKKELVMGELGADGYIDSLVEDPVERLQEMGGAKVIVSTAPSAKAIGGLLGGLANFGRMVVLAPVGGVEFDTFLMVTKAVSVSGWSTGTAVDGEEAVAFAKRNGVRCFVERFGLDRVNEAFEGMKGGKPRFRNVLVME; the protein is encoded by the exons ATGGCCACCCTTTACAAAAGCCCCCATGCCCGcaccttcatctcctcctgtCTCCGCCTCCATCCGGTGCACCTCCGCAAACCTCTCAATTGCATCTCGGACTTCCAAGCATCGTTTCCATATCACTCGCCAACCCGACGGGATATATCAACACTATCCACCATGTCCGCAATCAGTAACCTCCCTAAAACATTCCGGGCAGCTGTGCTCACGGGACTGAACCAGCCTCTGGAGCTGCAGTCCTTGCCCCTAATCCCCCCTGGTCCAGGCCAGATTCTAGTAAAGGTGCTGGCGTGTGGGATCTGCCACACTGATGCCTTCGTCGCGGCGGGGATAATCCCGACGTCGTTTCCAAGGATTTTGGGACACGAGATCATCGGGGAGGTTGCTgcgctgggggagggggtgaaggggttTAGTCTTGGGGAGAGGGTCGGGGGCGGATGGCATGGCG gCCACGACGGCACCTGCCCCTCCTGCGTCAAAGGCGCCCACCAGTACTGCGCCAACGAAGCCATCAACGGCGTCTCCATGAACGGCGGTTACGCGGAATActgcctcctccgccacgaAGCCGTCTCGCGCATCCCCCTCGACGCCGACCCCGCCTCCACGGCTCCCTTCCTCTGCGCCGGCACGACCGTCTTCAACGCCCTCCGCCACAGCGGGATCATCcccggggaggaggccgtCGTTGCCGTCCAGGGCGTCGGAGGGTTGGGCCATCTGGCGGTGCAGTACTCCAAGGCTATGGGGTACAAGACTATCGGAGTCTCGACGGGGAGTGACAAGaaggagttggtgatgggggagttgggggcgGATGGGTATATCGATTCGCTGGTTGAGGATccggtggagaggttgcAGGAGATGGGAGGGGCGAAGGTGATTGTTAGTACGGCGCCTAGTGCGAAGGCTattggggggttgctgggggggttggcgaattttgggaggatggtggttttggcgccggttgggggggtggagtttgATACTTTTTTGATGGTGACGAAGGCGGTCTCGGTTAGTGGGTGGTCAACGGGGACggcggtggatggggaggaggcggtggcgttTGCGAAGAGGAATGGGGTGAGGTGTTTTGTCGAGAGGTTTGGGTTGGATAGGGTGAATGAGGCGTTTgaggggatgaagggggggaagccGAGGTTTAGGAatgtgttggtgatggaatGA
- a CDS encoding uncharacterized protein (EggNog:ENOG503NUPJ; COG:K; antiSMASH:Cluster_1) has translation MIDYVHAGEPARKRLRTSHACDLCRARKIRCDGKDPCVACASTENDCTYGSEANSRGKSDLILDGVLRLETFLHKMNANLMSLQSMTTSTQTASTRTTSFSSSPLSDLHTHHQTLSRQRTRSIGQYGMSPTTPTPNELENAVLESWHTSTTESVLHWPHFDAFPSLRQHYIPIFELERSRHPLKVKSQWSDDASCNLPEEEIDATLDAFSQNFNFWYPTMSLHQLEKTKQTMLGGCHEEEDTPETCLALLTLALGYASKVTSRLVNSPRSPDSREKEEKASARSRGDLFFEKALKMLYVAQTDVSSTSAQCLFFTAIYFAFLRRPLQAWQCISSASSKCMLLLSYADSVPSTSSPYIQSSNTHLPSPRNVGAEDEERTKRIFWACYILESDYLAELSHVPLSGIARIESSVSLPVGTYHTHESPKDEELSSLYFLACISMRRLLNRVHQLLYAKDTGAGMDINRFPSVVAELDHQLEEWRDVLPSAFTFEVPEIDSMRQRKPSGEMTEHGRFLRQRYLTCRSVIYRPYLMGMLSGQSLPNINDGIGNTSPSVSPNQGILGNCKSCLDACLLHILNLRGFSQTILVDTWICSLSMAGAMLVLLAACQVPSLRNLIGPEVLAAGHHLTQLLEGWQEVAGGPSSPSVDQSVHIIKEADGFIRNVYDQDG, from the exons ATGATCGACTACGTGCACGCAGGGGAACctgcgaggaagaggcttcGTACATCCCATGCG TGTGACCTGTGCCGAGCACGAAAAATCAG ATGTGATGGGAAAGATCCTTGCGTGGCATGTGCTTCGACCGAAAATGACTGCACATATGGCTCCGAGGCCAATTC gagagggaagagCGACTTGATATTGGATGGAGTGTTACGTTTGGAAACCTTCCTGCATAAAATGAACGCCAATCTC ATGTCGCTGCAGTCAatgacaacctcaacccaaacGGCGTCAACACGAACCACAAGCTTCTCCAGCAGTCCTCTGAGTGACCTGCATACGCATCACCAAACACTCAGTCGTCAACGTACTAGAAGTATTGGCCAGTATGGGATGAGTCCGACAACTCCTACCCCCAACGAGCTCGAAAATGCAGTGCTCGAATCTTGGCACACCTCGACGACTGAGTCCGTGTTGCACTGGCCACACTTTGATGCGTTTCCCAGTCTTCGACAGCATTACATACCAATCTTCGAGCTGGAAAGGTCGCGCCACCCGCTGAAAGTCAAAAGCCAGTGGTCTGACGATGCATCGTGCAATCTCCCAGAAGAGGAAATAGATGCAACCCTGGATGCCTTTTCCCAAAACTTCAACTTTTGGTACCCAACAATGTCACTGCATCAACTGGAAAAAACGAAGCAGACAATGTTGGGTGGTTGccatgaagaggaggacacGCCAGAGACTTGCCTAGCATTGTTGACGTTAGCATTGGGCTATGCGAGCAAGGTCACCTCGAGACTGGTGAACAGTCCACGGTCACCGGATtcgagagaaaaagaagaaaaggctTCTGCTCGCTCTAGGGGCGACCTCTTCTTTGAAAAAGCACTGAAAATGCTTTATGTGGCTCAAACTGATGTAAGCTCAACATCAGCTCAGTGTTTGTTCTTCACTGC CATCTACTTTGCTTTCCTCCGGCGTCCTCTCCAAGCATGGCAGTGCATCTCGTCAGCATCGTCAAAATgcatgttgctgttgtcttACGCAGATTCagtcccctccacctcgtcgCCTTACATACAGTCATCGAACACACACCTGCCAAGTCCAAGGAACGTCGGTGCTGAAGACGAagaaagaacaaaaagaatcTTTTGGGCTTGCTACATTCTCGAATCGGATTATCTAGCTGAGCTGTCCCACGTACCATTATCGGGCATTGCCAGAATTGAGTCTTCAGTCTCACTGCCGGTGGGCACGTATCACACCCATGAGTCACCcaaggacgaggagctgTCGTCGTTGTACTTCCTGGCATGCATTTCAATGAGACGGCTGCTGAATCGAGTACATCAGCTTTTATACGCAAAGGATACTGGTGCGGGGATGGACATCAATCGATTTCCCAGCGTGGTTGCGGAACTGGACCACCAGTTGGAGGAGTGGAGAGACGTTCTTCCTAGCGCTTTTACGTTTGAGGTGCCGGAAATCGACTCTATGCGACAGCGGAAGCCGTCTGGCGAAATGACTGAACATGGGAGGTTTCTGAGGCAGAGATACCTGACTTGCCGAAGTGTGATATATCGACC GTACCTGATGGGGATGCTCAGTGGGCAGTCCCTCCCTAATATCAATGACGGAATCGGGAACACCAGTCCTTCTGTATCACCGAACCAGGGCATCCTCGGCAATTGCAAGTCCTGTCTCGACGCCTGCCTCCTTCACATCCTCAATCTGCGAGGTTTTTCCCAAACAATCCTCGTAGACACCTGGATTTGTTCTCTGTC AATGGCCGGGGCAATGcttgtccttcttgccgCATGTCAAGTGCCATCGTTACGCAACCTCATCGGACCAGAAGTCTTGGCTGCAGGACATCACCTCACCCAGTTGTTGGAGGGCTGGCAGGAAGTTGCTGGGGGACCAAGTTCACCCAGCGTGGATCAAAGCGTCCATATTATTAAGGAGGCGGATGGGTTCATTCGGAATGTGTATGATCAAGATGGGTAA
- a CDS encoding uncharacterized protein (SMCOG1169:sugar transport protein; EggNog:ENOG503NXMN; antiSMASH:Cluster_1; COG:P) yields MKNPLEFADNMAASTEKAASFADHHDDKFRDTDVAVRLAHDVDDTKYSPWSAKMARLYLVLAIAYLCGCLNGYDGSLMGGLNGMKSYQQYFNMKTAGSSTGLVFAMYNIGSVAAVFFTGPVNDWFGRRWGMFTGAIIIIIGTCVQAPSTTPGQFLAGRFVLGFGVSFCCVSAPCYVSEMAHPKWRGTLTGLYNCTWYIGSIIASWTVYGCSYIGTLDAWRIPIWCQMVTSGLVCLGVFWLPESPRWLVAQDRHEDALHVLAVYHGEGRTDHPIVQLQIKEMMNQISFEASDKKWYDYHELWNTHSARRRLICVLGMGIFGQISGNSLSSYYMVTMLESAGIVQEQRVLALNGINPVLSLFGAVLGARMSDVIGRRALLLYTIVFASVCFAIITGTSKMATDDPTQVAAANTTIAFIFIFGIVFSFGWTPLQSMYISECLPTSTRAKGTAVGNFSSAAASTILQYASGPAFEKIGYYFYLVFVFWDLFEAAFIYFLFPETKDRTLEELEEVFSAPNPVKKSLEKRSAQTVLNTVGANPASELDHDP; encoded by the exons ATGAA AAATCCATTAGAGTTTGCCGACAACATGGCGGCGAGCACAGAGAAGGCGGCGTCTTTCGCCGACCATCACGATGACAAGTTCCGCGACACCGACGTTGCCGTGCGGCTCGCCCACGATGTCGACGACACCAAATACTCCCCTTGGTCGGCAAAGATGGCACGTCTGTACCTTGTACTTGCAATAGCCTACCTCTGTGGATGTCTCAATGGCTACGATGGGAGCCTGATGGGCGGGCTGAACGGGATGAAGTCGTATCAACAGTACTTCAACAT GAAAACAGCAGGATCAAGTACCGGCCTGGTCTTCGCCATGTACAACATCGGCTCCGTCGCAGCAGTCTTCTTCACTGGTCCCGTCAACGATTGGTTTGGGCGCCGCTGGGGCATGTTCACAGGGGCTataatcatcatcattggTACTTGTGTCCAAGCACCGAGTACAACTCCCGGCCAATTCCTCGCTGGACGCTTCGTTCTCGGATTCGGGGTGAGCTTTTGCTGTGTTTCAGCACCGTGCTACGTGTCTGAAATGGCTCATCCGAAGTGGAGAGGTACTCTCACAGGTCTCTACAACTGCACGTGGTACATTGGGAGTATCATCGCCTCATGGACAGTCTACGGTTGCTCCTACATTGGCACGCTCGATGCTTGGCGCATTCCGATTTGGTGCCAGATGGTGACTTCTGGGTTAGTCTGTTTGGGTGTATTCTGGTTGCCAGAAAGTCCAAGATGGCTGGTGGCCCAAGACAGACACGAGGATGCACTCCACGTCTTGGCCGTTTATCATGGAGAAGGGCGGACCGATCACCCCATTGTCCAGTTACAAAtcaaggagatgatgaaccAAATTTCCTTCGAGGCGTCCGATAAGAAGTGGTACGATTATCATGAATTGTGGAACACTCATTCCGCACGACGGCGTCTGATTTGCGTTCTCGGGATGGGCATCTTTGGCCAGATCAGCGGCAATTCGTTGTCGTCTTATTACATGGTCACAATGCTGGAGTCCGCAGGTATTGTGCAAGAGCAGCGAGTGCTGGCACTCAACGGTATCAACCCCGTGCTGTCTCTCTTCGGAGCTGTTCTTGGCGCTCGCATGTCAGACGTCATTGGCCGGCGAGCGCTGCTGCTCTACACGATTGTGTTTGCTTCTGTTTGCtttgccatcatcacagGCACCAGCAAAATGGCTACTGATGATCCGACCCAAGTAGCAGctgccaacaccaccatcgccttcATCTTCATATTCGGAATTGTCTTCTCATTTGGTTGGACACCCCTTCAAAGCATGTACATTTCAGAGTGCCTTCCTACATCGACACGAGCCAAAGGAACCGCCGTTGGGAATTTCTCCTCGGCTGCTGCATCAACGATTTTGCAGTACGCTTCTGGCCCTGCCTTTGAGAAGATTGGTTATTACTTCTACTTGGTTTTTGTGTTCTGGGATCTTTTTGAGGCAGCATTCATCTACTTCCTGTTTCCAGAGACCAAAGACAGAACATTGGAGGAATTGGAAGAGGTGTTTTCTGCCCCTAACCCGGTCAAGAAGAGTTTGGAGAAGAGAAGTGCCCAAACTGTTCTCAACACAGTCGGCGCAAACCCAGCATCGGAACTTGATCATGACCCTTAG
- the LAC4 gene encoding Beta-galactosidase (Lactase) (antiSMASH:Cluster_1; COG:G; CAZy:GH2; EggNog:ENOG503NWJH), with amino-acid sequence MSQLPTRAAPFQLGNTGPQAADMAAKDLPDYCNEKVFRRNTLPPRSYNLDTARLSLNGQWNFHYASNPSKSPDPTANTSHAASEGWTTIQVPGHWQLQGHGRPHYTNVQYPFPVCPPMVPSENPTGTYSRSFFLPESFHDYQVRLRFDGVDSAYHVWLNKKEVGYAQGSRNPAEWDITKLLDTKGPNEVVVKVYQWSDGSYIEDQDQWWLSGIYRDVNLLFYERAGHIRDWFLRTDLDAEYKDAILHATIDVFTTVDLADLAVIVRTLPEEDTIAVVHQEVRSTGSIELSIPITNPKKWTAETPNLYLVEIQFNRLGGVPITFSAVVRQKIGFRKVELKNGLISVNGQPIQFRGVNRHDHHPVFGRAVPVDFIRKDLLLMKRHNINALRCSHYPSHPKLFDIADELGLWVIDEADLECHGFYDAVARPQDIPEEMDYEERKKLAFGKAAEYTSNNPNWKAAYLDRMEQMIHRDKNHPSIIIWSLGNEAFYGQNHKAMYTLATHLDPGRLVHYEGDAQAESADMYSFMYPTVDKLIELANTRGVKPDGTYQKPVILCEYAHAMGNGPGGLEDYQHAFRTHPRLQGGFIWEWANHGLFKRESDGKQYYAYGGDFGDTPNDGTFVMDGLVNSAHQPTPGLVELKKVFQPVAVTVEGDELVISNLYDFSDLNHLSATYKAEKLEIRESVVASGILNLPHIPAGKTVRVAIPEDVHVWRKRKDSHQPHVYLTISFALRMPTTWAALGHEVAWFQHHLFNGHSIGPHAEDGGWLSFETTRTEAVITGHGFTCVFDKTSGYITSWTHAGQKLLQPDPTTGAAIMPSFWRPPTDNDQALSVPYWKRFGVDTMTSQLRSVSVAGEDYYCVGENGKKIFRKVIVTSTVFLAPPVLDWGYHATITYTIEMSGNLSIAVTLKATGYAPEHVPRIGLNLCLPRQLDKVKWHGLGPGESYPDKRSAQRVGIWTAESVSELHTPYDVPQENGNRMGTRWVTIVNPYSGGSGLFAEPGIYGHGNRESGLDVPCNFAVSRYSTKTIQDAKHPCDLVEENATLLRLDHKVAGVGTAACGPGVREDLLVKVDREKEVKFAFNLGPWSEVDA; translated from the exons ATGTCCCAGCTTCCAACAAGGGCGGCTCCTTTCCAGCTTGGAAACACGGGCCCCCAAGCAGCAGACATGGCAGCGAAAGACCTGCCCGACTATTGCAATGAGAAAGTCTTCCGCCGCAACACGCTTCCTCCACGGTCTTATAACCTTGACACGGCAAGACTCTCACTCAACGGCCAGTGGAACTTCCATTACGCTTCGAATCCTTCGAAAAGTCCCGATCCGACCGCCAATACCTCGCATGCTGCGTCCGAGGGCTGGACTACCATTCAGGTTCCTGGTCACTGGCAGCTTCAGGGCCATGGCCGGCCTCATTACACGAACGTTCAGTACCCGTTTCCCGTCTGCCCGCCCATGGTGCCCTCGGAAAATCCAACCGGCACATATAGCAGGTCATTCTTTCTTCCGGAAAGTTTTCACGACTATCAAGTGCGTCTGAGGTTTGATGGCGTTGACAGTGCGTATCATGTCTGGCTGAATAAAAAGGAAGTGGGCTATGCGCAAGGGTCCCGGAACCCTGCCGAGTGGGATATAACCAAGCTGCTGGACACGAAGGGTCCCAACGAAGTGGTCGTCAAAGTTTACCAGTGGTCTGACGGGTCATACATTGAAGATCAGGATCAGTGGTGGCTCTCTG GAATCTACCGTGACGTGAATCTTCTCTTCTATGAGCGCGCCGGCCACATACGAGACTG GTTCCTTCGGACCGACCTAGATGCTGAGTACAAGGACGCTATTCTGCACGCCACAATCGACGTTTTTACGACAGTTGACCTAGCCGACTTGGCAGTCATTGTTAGAACTCTACCAGAAGAGGACACGATCGCTGTAGTGCATCAGGAGGTTCGATCAACCGGATCGATCGAGCTAAGCATTCCCATCACCAATCCGAAGAAGTGGACCGCCGAAACCCCCAATCTCTACTTGGTCGAGATACAGTTCAACAGGCTGGGGGGTGTCCCTATCACCTTTTCAGCTGTGGTCCGTCAGAAAATTGGATTTCGCAAGGTTGAGCTTAAGAACGGGTTGATATCCGTTAATGGCCAGCCGATACAGTTTCGTGGCGTGAATAGACACGACCATCACCCCGTTTTCGGAAGAGCAGTTCCGGTAGACTTCATACGAAAGGATTTGCTTCTCATGAAGAGGCACAATATCAATGCTTTGCGATGCAGCCATTACCCCAGCCACCCAAAACTGTTCGACATTGCGGATGAGCTTGGTTTGTGGGTGATCGATGAGGCGGATCTCGAATGTCATGGATTCTATGACGCCGTCGCTCGCCCACAGGATATCCCTGAGGAAATGGACTATGAAGAACGTAAAAAGCTGGCGTTTGGAAAGGCCGCCGAATACACGAGCAACAATCCAAATTGGAAGGCCGCCTACCTGGATCGCATGGAGCAAATGATACACCGGGACAAGAACCACCCATCTATCATCATTTGGTCACTTGGAAATGAGGCATTCTATGGTCAGAATCACAAAGCAATGTACACCCTTGCCACACACCTGGATCCCGGGCGGCTGGTGCACTATGAGGGTGATGCCCAGGCTGAGTCTGCAGACATGTACTCGTTCATGTACCCAACTGTCGACAAGCTCATAGAACTGGCCAACACACGAGGCGTCAAACCGGACGGTACCTACCAGAAGCCTGTGATTTTGTGCGAGTATGCCCACGCAATGGGAAACGGCCCGGGCGGGCTCGAAGATTATCAGCATGCGTTTCGAACTCACCCTCGCCTGCAAGGCGGTTTTATCTGGGAGTGGGCTAATCACGGGCTTTTCAAGCGGGAGAGCGATGGCAAGCAGTACTACGCTTACGGCGGTGACTTTGGAGATACACCCAATGACGGCACTTTCGTGATGGACGGTCTGGTCAACAGCGCTCATCAGCCTACGCCGGGCCTGGTGGAACTCAAAAAAGTGTTCCAACCTGTTGCTGTTActgttgaaggagatgagCTGGTCATTTCGAATCTATATGACTTTTCCGATCTCAACCATTTGTCAGCCACCTACAAGGCCGAAAAGTTAGAAATCAG AGAGAGTGTCGTGGCCTCCGGGATTTTGAACCTCCCGCATATACCAGCCGGTAAAACGGTGCGAGTCGCGATCCCTGAGGATGTACATGTCTGGCGCAAGAGGAAGGATAGCCACCAGCCCCACGTATACCTCACGATATCGTTTGCTTTGAGGATGCCTACTACGTGGGCAGCCCTCGGCCACGAGGTTGCATGGTTTCAGCATCACCTCTTCAACGGGCACTCTATAGGCCCTCACGCCGAAGACGGAGGCTGGCTCTCTTTTGAAACCACTCGGACCGAGGCTGTTATCACCGGCCACGGCTTCACCTGTGTGTTTGACAAAACCTCCGGGTACATTACAAGTTGGACACATGCAGGTCAGAAGCTTCTGCAGCCTGACCCAACAACTGGCGCGGCCATTATGCCGTCGTTTTGGCGTCCGCCTACCGACAATGATCAAGCCTTATCTGTGCCATACTGGAAGCGTTTCGGTGTCGACACCATGACCAGTCAGCTCCGGTCGGTCAGTGTGGCTGGGGAAGATTATTACTGCGTGGGAGAGAACGGCAAGAAGATCTTCAGGAAGGTTATAGTTACGTCTACAGTGTTCCTGGCTCCTCCGGTTCTCGACTGGGGCTACCATGCAACAATTACCTACACCATAGAAATGTCGGGAAATCTCAGCATCGCCGTTACTCTGAAAGCCACAGGTTACGCTCCTGAGCACGTGCCCCGCATCGGGCTCAACCTGTGTCTCCCCAGGCAACTGGACAAGGTCAAATGGCACGGCCTCGGGCCGGGCGAGTCATATCCCGACAAAAGATCGGCCCAGCGGGTGGGAATCTGGACGGCAGAGTCTGTTTCAGAGCTACACACACCCTATGACGTCCCACAAGAGAACGGCAACAGGATGGGCACGCGGTGGGTTACCATTGTGAACCCTTATAGCGGCGGATCGGGGCTGTTTGCGGAGCCCGGTATATATGGACACGGCAACAGAGAGAGTGGTCTGGACGTGCCATGTAATTTTGCTGTGTCGCGGTACTCGACAAAGACGATCCAGGACGCAAAGCATCCGTGCGacttggtggaggagaatgCCACGCTTCTTAGGCTAGATCACAAGGTCGCCGGGGTAGGCACGGCCGCCTGCGGTccgggggtgagggaagaTTTGTTGGTCAAGGTGGACAGGGAAAAGGAGGTCAAGTTTGCGTTCAACCTCGGGCCATGGAGCGAAGTGGATGCGTGA